The following are encoded together in the Mumia sp. Pv4-285 genome:
- a CDS encoding FMN-binding negative transcriptional regulator has product MYVPRANALDDPAAIDALISSAGAGDLVTADADGLPYATRLPLVWLRDEDRVIAHMAVANPHWRTIDDGSPALVVVTGPQAYVSPSWYAAKAEHGRVVPTWNYSRVELRGSVRVHREAGWLRDAVTRLTVVHERPRPEPWQVTDAPEAYVEGQLRGIVGIEVLVTSVAGKAKLSQNRSDADRAGVVAGLRAEGGPEEHAVADAMTADPLRPDVHSDSTSSHDVGSTR; this is encoded by the coding sequence GTGTACGTGCCGCGAGCCAACGCCCTCGACGACCCCGCCGCGATCGACGCGCTGATCTCGAGTGCGGGAGCGGGTGACCTCGTGACTGCGGACGCCGACGGGCTCCCGTACGCCACCCGGCTCCCGCTGGTGTGGCTGCGCGACGAGGACCGGGTGATCGCGCACATGGCGGTCGCGAACCCGCACTGGCGCACGATCGACGACGGCTCGCCCGCCCTGGTCGTCGTGACGGGACCTCAGGCGTACGTGTCGCCGTCCTGGTACGCCGCGAAGGCCGAGCACGGGCGCGTCGTGCCGACCTGGAACTACAGCCGGGTCGAGCTGCGCGGGTCGGTCCGTGTCCACCGCGAGGCCGGGTGGCTGCGGGACGCCGTCACCCGCCTGACTGTGGTGCACGAGCGACCGCGGCCCGAGCCGTGGCAGGTGACCGATGCTCCGGAGGCGTACGTCGAGGGCCAGCTGCGGGGCATCGTCGGGATCGAGGTCCTGGTGACCTCGGTCGCCGGCAAGGCCAAGCTGAGCCAGAACCGCTCCGACGCCGACCGTGCGGGCGTGGTCGCTGGGCTGCGTGCCGAGGGTGGCCCGGAGGAGCACGCCGTCGCTGACGCGATGACGGCCGACCCGCTGCGGCCGGACGTTCACTCCGACTCGACGTCGTCCCACGACGTCGGGTCCACGAGGTAG
- the groL gene encoding chaperonin GroEL (60 kDa chaperone family; promotes refolding of misfolded polypeptides especially under stressful conditions; forms two stacked rings of heptamers to form a barrel-shaped 14mer; ends can be capped by GroES; misfolded proteins enter the barrel where they are refolded when GroES binds) yields the protein MPKTIAFNEEARRGLERGMNTLADAVKVTLGPKGRNVVLEKKWGAPTITNDGVSIAKEIELEDPYEKIGAELVKEVAKKTDDVAGDGTTTATVLAQALVREGLRNVAAGANPIALKRGIEKAVEAVSAQLLGMAKDVETKEQIASTASISAADPTVGEIIAEAMDKVGKEGVITVEESNTFGLELELTEGMRFDKGYISQYFYTDPERMEAVLEDPYILIANSKISNVKDLVPVLEKVMQSGKSLLIIAEDIEGEALATLIVNKVRGTFKSVAVKAPGFGDRRKAMLTDIAILSGGEVISEEVGLKLENADLSLLGTARKVVVTKDETTIVDGGGSEDQITGRVNQIRAEIENSDSDYDREKLQERLAKLAGGVAVIKVGAATEVELKERKHRIEDAVRNAKAAVEEGIVAGGGVALVQATAAAFEKLELEGDEATGAQIVRSASTAPLKQIAINAGLEGGVVAEKVQGLPAGHGLNAATGEYVDLIAEGILDPAKVTRSALQNAASIAALFLTTEAVVADKPEKNAPAMPGGDMGDMGGMGF from the coding sequence ATGCCGAAGACCATTGCATTCAACGAGGAAGCCCGTCGCGGCCTCGAGCGCGGGATGAACACCCTCGCCGACGCCGTCAAGGTGACCCTCGGCCCCAAGGGCCGCAACGTCGTCCTCGAGAAGAAGTGGGGCGCCCCCACCATCACCAACGATGGTGTGAGCATCGCCAAGGAGATCGAGCTCGAGGATCCCTACGAGAAGATCGGCGCCGAGCTCGTCAAGGAGGTCGCCAAGAAGACTGACGACGTCGCTGGCGACGGCACCACCACCGCCACCGTGCTCGCCCAGGCGCTCGTGCGCGAGGGCCTGCGCAACGTCGCGGCCGGCGCCAACCCGATCGCGCTCAAGCGTGGCATCGAGAAGGCCGTCGAGGCCGTCAGCGCGCAGCTGCTCGGGATGGCCAAGGACGTCGAGACCAAGGAGCAGATCGCTTCGACGGCCTCGATCTCCGCTGCTGACCCCACCGTCGGCGAGATCATCGCCGAGGCGATGGACAAGGTCGGCAAGGAAGGCGTCATCACCGTCGAGGAGAGCAACACCTTCGGTCTCGAGCTCGAGCTCACCGAGGGCATGCGCTTCGACAAGGGCTACATCTCGCAGTACTTCTACACCGACCCCGAGCGCATGGAGGCGGTGCTCGAGGATCCCTACATCCTCATCGCCAACTCCAAGATCTCGAACGTCAAGGACCTCGTGCCGGTCCTCGAGAAGGTCATGCAGTCGGGCAAGTCGCTGCTGATCATCGCCGAGGACATCGAGGGCGAGGCGCTGGCCACCCTGATCGTCAACAAGGTCCGTGGCACGTTCAAGTCCGTCGCCGTCAAGGCCCCGGGCTTCGGCGACCGCCGCAAGGCCATGCTGACCGACATCGCCATCCTCAGCGGTGGCGAGGTCATCAGCGAGGAGGTCGGCCTCAAGCTCGAGAACGCTGACCTCTCGCTGCTCGGCACGGCCCGCAAGGTCGTCGTGACCAAGGACGAGACCACCATCGTCGACGGCGGTGGCTCGGAGGACCAGATCACCGGCCGGGTCAACCAGATCCGCGCCGAGATCGAGAACTCCGACTCGGACTACGACCGCGAGAAGCTGCAGGAGCGCCTGGCGAAGCTCGCCGGCGGTGTTGCGGTCATCAAGGTCGGCGCGGCCACCGAGGTCGAGCTCAAGGAGCGCAAGCACCGCATCGAGGACGCCGTTCGCAACGCGAAGGCTGCCGTCGAGGAGGGCATCGTCGCCGGTGGCGGCGTCGCGCTCGTCCAGGCGACCGCTGCGGCGTTCGAGAAGCTGGAGCTCGAAGGTGACGAGGCCACCGGTGCGCAGATCGTGCGCTCGGCCTCGACCGCTCCGCTGAAGCAGATCGCGATCAACGCCGGCCTCGAGGGCGGAGTCGTGGCGGAGAAGGTCCAGGGCCTCCCCGCCGGTCACGGTCTCAACGCGGCGACCGGCGAGTACGTCGACCTCATCGCCGAGGGCATCCTCGACCCGGCCAAGGTGACCCGCTCGGCGCTGCAGAACGCAGCCTCGATCGCGGCGCTCTTCCTCACCACCGAGGCCGTCGTCGCCGACAAGCCCGAGAAGAACGCTCCGGCCATGCCGGGCGGCGACATGGGCGACATGGGCGGCATGGGCTTCTGA
- a CDS encoding ArgE/DapE family deacylase, with protein MTVSVDSSAVLAHLDPDQIAADLAALVGLAPVDGTVGEVAASHWCADRLTELGAEVDHWELDLPTLRQETEFPGIEVERTEAWGTVGIVPGESGGVPALALSGHLDVVPPGDSALWADDPFTVRERDGRWHGRGVCDMLGGVAAVLGAVHALRTSGIRLARPLAVHTVIGEEDGGLGAYATLRRGHTADACVIAEPTAGHVVTDNAGSLTFRLVVRGRAAHGSMRTSGISALDGLDVAREVLRELEAQRNTGVGERFAHLLLPFPISIGTVHAGDWASTVPDVCVAEGRFGVRPGEPVAAAQATLRAALDEAGRGDLWLRDHPIEVSFPGGTFAPGRLPDDHPLLDVVQDAAAGAGAPRPRATGAPYGSDLRLYAAAGVPTVQYGPGDIANAHAVNEYVEIDEVVRCARAYVLTALRLCG; from the coding sequence GTGACCGTCTCCGTCGACAGCAGCGCCGTCCTCGCCCACCTCGACCCCGACCAGATCGCCGCCGACCTGGCAGCACTCGTCGGCCTTGCGCCCGTCGACGGCACCGTCGGCGAGGTGGCGGCGAGCCACTGGTGCGCCGATCGGCTGACCGAGCTCGGCGCCGAGGTCGACCACTGGGAGCTCGACCTTCCGACCCTGCGTCAGGAGACCGAGTTCCCCGGCATCGAGGTCGAGCGGACCGAGGCGTGGGGCACCGTCGGCATCGTGCCCGGGGAGAGCGGCGGCGTGCCCGCGCTCGCACTCTCGGGTCACCTCGACGTGGTCCCACCCGGAGACTCCGCGCTGTGGGCCGACGATCCCTTCACCGTGCGGGAGCGTGACGGTCGCTGGCACGGTCGAGGGGTGTGCGACATGCTCGGCGGCGTCGCGGCGGTCCTCGGCGCCGTCCACGCGCTCCGCACGAGCGGCATCCGCCTCGCCCGCCCCCTGGCGGTCCACACGGTGATCGGCGAGGAGGACGGCGGCCTCGGTGCGTACGCGACGTTGCGACGCGGTCATACCGCCGACGCGTGCGTGATCGCCGAGCCGACCGCCGGACACGTCGTGACCGACAACGCCGGGTCGCTCACGTTCCGGCTCGTCGTCCGTGGCCGCGCCGCGCACGGCTCGATGCGTACCAGCGGCATCAGCGCCCTCGACGGTCTCGACGTCGCCCGCGAGGTGCTCCGAGAGCTCGAGGCGCAGCGCAACACCGGCGTGGGCGAGCGCTTCGCCCACCTGTTGCTGCCGTTCCCGATCTCGATCGGCACCGTCCACGCCGGCGACTGGGCCAGCACCGTCCCTGACGTGTGCGTGGCCGAGGGTCGGTTCGGAGTACGCCCGGGCGAGCCCGTGGCCGCTGCGCAGGCGACCCTGCGTGCAGCGCTCGACGAGGCAGGTCGCGGCGACCTCTGGCTGCGTGACCACCCGATCGAGGTGTCGTTCCCGGGCGGGACGTTCGCGCCCGGACGGCTCCCCGACGACCATCCGCTCCTCGACGTCGTCCAGGATGCCGCCGCGGGGGCAGGCGCTCCCCGCCCGCGTGCGACGGGCGCGCCGTACGGCTCCGACCTCAGGCTGTACGCCGCGGCCGGGGTGCCGACCGTCCAGTACGGCCCCGGGGACATCGCGAACGCCCACGCGGTGAACGAGTACGTCGAGATCGACGAGGTCGTGCGGTGCGCGCGGGCGTACGTGCTCACGGCGCTGCGTCTGTGCGGCTGA
- a CDS encoding LysR family transcriptional regulator: METAGMDVEKLAMLRELAERGSITAVADATYRTPSAVSQAIKALERDLGAVLVVREGRGVRLTDAGALLADGAVEVAEAVARTRARFEEFRGGVTGEVTVTAFPSGAEMLLAPLLPRLAVEAPGVTLRLSDLDLAEYELAAATADHDLVLGHSVLAVPDPATTRLHVTPLLREPLDVAVPAKHRLADAGSVRPQDLVDEPWIGVPVGHPFDLLLPMLAVDGRQPRVVQRFLDNHVVAAFVAAGQGVALLPRLWRRAAEAKGVRLLRLDGVRAGRHVFALARPDRAERAAVRRVLRVLEDVAAELG; the protein is encoded by the coding sequence ATGGAAACCGCCGGGATGGACGTGGAGAAGCTGGCGATGCTGCGCGAGCTCGCTGAGCGGGGAAGCATCACCGCGGTCGCCGACGCGACGTACCGGACACCCTCCGCCGTCTCGCAGGCGATCAAGGCGCTCGAGCGCGACCTGGGCGCTGTCCTGGTCGTGCGCGAGGGGCGCGGGGTCCGGCTCACCGACGCCGGCGCGCTGCTCGCCGACGGTGCGGTCGAGGTGGCGGAGGCGGTCGCGCGGACCCGGGCCAGGTTCGAGGAGTTCCGCGGCGGCGTGACCGGAGAGGTGACGGTCACGGCATTCCCGAGCGGGGCGGAGATGCTGCTCGCACCGCTGCTGCCCCGCCTCGCCGTCGAGGCTCCGGGGGTCACGCTGCGGCTCAGCGACCTCGATCTCGCCGAGTACGAGCTCGCGGCTGCGACCGCCGACCACGACCTGGTCCTCGGTCACTCCGTGCTCGCGGTGCCCGACCCGGCGACGACCCGCCTGCACGTCACGCCGCTGCTGCGCGAGCCGCTCGACGTCGCGGTTCCCGCGAAGCACCGGCTCGCCGACGCCGGCAGCGTCCGACCCCAGGACCTGGTCGACGAGCCGTGGATCGGCGTCCCGGTCGGACACCCGTTCGACCTGCTGCTGCCGATGCTCGCGGTCGACGGACGCCAGCCGCGGGTCGTCCAGCGGTTCCTCGACAACCACGTGGTCGCCGCGTTCGTCGCGGCCGGTCAGGGAGTCGCCCTGCTGCCCCGTCTGTGGCGGCGAGCTGCCGAGGCCAAGGGCGTACGCCTCCTGCGGCTCGACGGCGTCCGCGCGGGGCGGCACGTGTTTGCCCTCGCTCGCCCCGACCGCGCCGAGCGGGCAGCCGTACGCCGCGTGCTGAGGGTGCTGGAGGACGTGGCGGCGGAGCTGGGCTGA
- a CDS encoding SigE family RNA polymerase sigma factor yields the protein MTPEERESFEAFVAVRWTPMFRLAHALTGNRSDAEDVVQSAFAKAYSSWQRVQVADHPDAYVRRMVVNEARDGWRRRWRHVERSVPDVPERGNVGHADAVATSDQVWRCLQRLPAKQRAVVVLRYFEDLSEREVATVLGIPPGTVKSRASAAMRALRAELGARGHRLAPEDEPDSDLAPQPTIDLGRSPA from the coding sequence ATGACCCCTGAAGAGCGCGAATCCTTCGAAGCGTTCGTCGCCGTCCGCTGGACACCGATGTTCCGGCTCGCCCACGCCCTGACCGGCAACCGGAGCGATGCGGAGGACGTCGTGCAGTCCGCGTTCGCCAAGGCGTACTCGTCGTGGCAACGCGTCCAGGTCGCCGACCACCCCGACGCCTACGTACGCCGCATGGTCGTCAACGAGGCACGCGACGGGTGGCGCCGACGATGGCGGCACGTCGAGCGGTCGGTCCCCGACGTACCGGAGCGCGGGAACGTCGGTCACGCCGACGCGGTCGCGACCTCCGACCAGGTGTGGCGGTGCCTCCAGCGGCTCCCCGCGAAGCAGCGTGCCGTGGTGGTCCTCCGCTACTTCGAGGACCTGAGCGAGCGTGAGGTGGCGACCGTCCTCGGGATCCCGCCAGGGACCGTCAAGAGCCGTGCGAGCGCGGCAATGCGCGCCCTGCGCGCCGAGCTGGGTGCACGCGGCCACCGGCTCGCCCCGGAAGACGAACCCGACTCCGACCTCGCCCCGCAACCCACGATCGATCTCGGAAGGAGCCCGGCATGA
- a CDS encoding dihydrofolate reductase family protein, translating to MGRTDEFGVAGWSLLHTRRKDLPVATSLYHATASLDGFITGPGEELSWLLDPTMGGPNAIVDTVIANIGALLVGGRTAHWQPPGAQPDDIEELTGKPFGGAWEGPIVIHTHDPEEAPASEDHVHVTGTVEEAYAVAAEAAGDKYVVVLGAVTSRRLLEAGLLDEVLLHVVPRFVGDGTRVLEAPGGLPVALEWLDRSTSGDVQNLWARVVR from the coding sequence GTGGGGCGGACCGATGAGTTCGGCGTCGCCGGCTGGTCCCTGCTCCACACCCGACGGAAGGACCTGCCCGTGGCCACCTCGCTCTACCATGCCACTGCCAGCCTCGACGGCTTCATCACGGGCCCCGGCGAGGAGTTGAGCTGGCTCCTCGACCCCACCATGGGCGGCCCGAACGCGATCGTCGACACGGTGATCGCAAACATCGGCGCGCTGCTCGTCGGCGGGAGGACGGCGCACTGGCAGCCGCCGGGCGCCCAGCCCGACGACATCGAGGAGCTCACGGGCAAGCCGTTCGGCGGCGCGTGGGAGGGCCCGATCGTCATCCACACCCACGATCCGGAGGAGGCGCCGGCCAGCGAGGACCACGTGCACGTGACCGGCACCGTCGAGGAGGCGTACGCGGTCGCGGCCGAGGCCGCCGGCGACAAGTACGTCGTCGTCCTCGGCGCCGTCACGTCGCGGCGGCTCCTCGAGGCGGGACTCCTCGACGAGGTCCTGCTGCACGTCGTCCCACGGTTCGTCGGGGACGGCACCCGGGTGCTCGAAGCACCCGGCGGCCTCCCGGTGGCCCTGGAGTGGCTCGACCGGTCGACCTCGGGCGACGTGCAGAACCTGTGGGCGCGCGTCGTGCGCTGA
- a CDS encoding nucleotidyltransferase family protein, translating into MTDRANVTGVLLAAGAGRRMGMPKALVKDTGGEPWVRRGVRVLRDGGCDPVMVLVGAEPERVTEALGILRPAPEVVPAVHWEQGMGASLRAALAHLGAASGADAAVVALVDLPDVGPDVVRRMLEQADAAADRAAVLARATYDGRPGHPVLIGRDHWAAMAATLSGDEGGRRYLADHGALAVECGDLATGRDQDTPSPPPQ; encoded by the coding sequence ATGACGGACCGAGCGAACGTCACGGGAGTCCTTCTGGCGGCGGGCGCCGGGCGCCGGATGGGTATGCCGAAGGCGTTGGTGAAGGACACAGGCGGAGAGCCCTGGGTACGCCGCGGCGTCCGCGTCCTGCGTGATGGTGGTTGCGATCCGGTGATGGTCCTGGTCGGAGCCGAGCCCGAGCGCGTGACGGAGGCGCTCGGGATCCTGCGGCCCGCGCCCGAGGTGGTTCCGGCCGTGCACTGGGAGCAGGGGATGGGCGCATCCCTGCGTGCGGCGCTGGCACATCTCGGTGCTGCGTCCGGCGCCGATGCCGCAGTGGTGGCGCTCGTCGACCTGCCTGACGTCGGTCCGGACGTGGTGCGACGGATGCTCGAACAGGCCGACGCCGCCGCCGACCGGGCTGCGGTCCTCGCCCGCGCCACGTACGACGGCAGGCCAGGCCACCCCGTGCTCATCGGGCGCGACCACTGGGCGGCGATGGCGGCGACGCTGTCGGGCGACGAGGGCGGACGCCGCTATCTCGCCGACCACGGCGCGCTCGCGGTCGAGTGCGGCGACCTCGCGACGGGACGCGATCAGGACACGCCGTCGCCGCCGCCGCAATAG
- a CDS encoding AAA family ATPase: protein MKQPRSSDELVADLGQVGYLADEGLGTIAYLALAMQRPLLLEGEPGTGKTALAEALAAAYEVPLIRLQCYEGIDATQALYDWDFPRQILHLRTVEATADPAEVDPDAVEQSLFDERFLLARPILRALREAPAVLLVDEIDRADDEFEAFLLEVLSTNQVTIPELGTVRAAVPPIVVLTSNRTRELHDALKRRCLYHWIEHPGMAREIEIVRTRMPEVSQRLAEQVVQVVQDLRTRGDLLKPPGVAETLDWTTALVRLERDELDLETAAATIGAVCKYREDIDRVRESLSSMLA, encoded by the coding sequence GTGAAGCAGCCTCGCAGCAGCGACGAGCTCGTCGCGGACCTCGGCCAGGTCGGCTATCTCGCCGACGAGGGCCTCGGCACCATCGCGTACCTCGCGCTCGCGATGCAGCGTCCGCTCCTGCTCGAGGGTGAGCCCGGCACCGGCAAGACCGCGCTCGCGGAGGCCCTCGCCGCCGCGTACGAGGTGCCGCTCATCCGTCTGCAGTGCTACGAGGGCATCGATGCCACGCAGGCGCTGTACGACTGGGACTTCCCGCGCCAGATCCTGCACCTGCGGACGGTCGAGGCGACGGCGGACCCGGCCGAGGTCGATCCCGACGCGGTGGAGCAGTCGCTGTTCGACGAGCGCTTCCTGCTGGCGCGCCCGATCCTGCGCGCGTTGCGGGAGGCCCCCGCGGTGCTGCTCGTCGACGAGATCGACCGTGCCGACGACGAGTTCGAGGCGTTCCTTCTCGAGGTGCTCTCGACCAACCAGGTGACGATCCCCGAGCTCGGCACCGTGCGCGCAGCGGTCCCGCCGATCGTCGTGCTGACGTCCAACCGGACCCGCGAGCTCCACGACGCCCTCAAGCGGCGCTGCCTCTACCACTGGATCGAGCACCCAGGCATGGCCCGCGAGATCGAGATCGTCCGTACGCGGATGCCGGAGGTCTCGCAGCGTCTCGCCGAGCAGGTGGTCCAGGTCGTCCAGGACCTGCGCACCCGCGGCGACCTGCTCAAGCCGCCGGGTGTCGCGGAGACGCTCGACTGGACGACGGCGCTGGTCCGGCTGGAGCGTGACGAGCTCGACCTCGAGACCGCGGCGGCGACGATCGGGGCGGTCTGCAAGTACCGCGAGGACATCGACCGCGTCCGAGAGTCGCTCTCGTCGATGCTCGCCTGA
- a CDS encoding metallophosphoesterase family protein, which translates to MAPTHRILHLSDTHVSRTGPDEDGVDAVASLEQILDDVRHVPDLDVVLVTGDIADDGSYEGCVAVRDLVGAFAEERGIPHVYTTGNHDDREAFGRALGSGHLGPDGRDVGRLAGGTSGKRAAVSEVRGLRVVTLDSLVPGSVHGELDGGQLAWLRGRLATPAPSGTVVALHHPPLHVDWSPFMRDHGLHDRDQLAAAVAGADVHAVLCGHFHLQLSGMANGVPVWSTPGVVTRNDRTCPPELIRGVLGASATVVDLGGPFSPTFHTLHARDPRAGEQVYLVDPTSWDDVESE; encoded by the coding sequence GTGGCCCCCACGCATCGCATCCTGCACCTGTCCGACACCCACGTGTCCCGCACCGGGCCTGACGAGGACGGCGTCGACGCGGTCGCCTCGCTCGAGCAGATCCTCGACGACGTCCGTCACGTTCCCGATCTCGACGTGGTGCTGGTGACCGGTGACATCGCCGACGACGGGTCGTACGAGGGATGCGTCGCCGTCCGTGACCTTGTGGGCGCCTTCGCCGAGGAGCGCGGCATCCCGCACGTCTACACGACCGGCAACCACGACGATCGTGAGGCGTTCGGGCGCGCGCTCGGATCGGGCCACCTCGGCCCCGACGGTCGCGACGTCGGCAGGCTCGCAGGCGGGACGAGCGGCAAGCGCGCCGCGGTGAGCGAGGTGCGGGGGCTCCGAGTCGTCACGCTCGACAGCCTCGTCCCGGGTTCGGTGCACGGCGAGCTCGACGGCGGTCAGCTGGCGTGGTTGCGGGGGCGTCTCGCCACCCCGGCGCCCTCCGGCACCGTCGTCGCGCTCCACCACCCTCCGCTGCACGTCGACTGGTCGCCGTTCATGCGCGACCACGGCCTCCACGACCGTGACCAGCTTGCCGCCGCGGTGGCAGGTGCCGACGTCCATGCGGTGCTGTGCGGGCACTTCCACCTCCAGCTCTCCGGGATGGCGAACGGCGTGCCGGTGTGGTCGACACCGGGCGTCGTCACACGGAACGACCGCACGTGTCCGCCGGAGCTGATCCGCGGTGTGCTGGGGGCGTCCGCGACAGTGGTCGACCTCGGTGGGCCCTTCTCACCGACGTTCCACACGCTGCACGCGCGTGACCCGCGGGCCGGCGAGCAGGTCTACCTCGTGGACCCGACGTCGTGGGACGACGTCGAGTCGGAGTGA
- a CDS encoding N-acetylmuramoyl-L-alanine amidase family protein, with translation MLRLAAALTAATLVASAGYAAASASTAPTRPTVSDGAVPAPSSASPHAGSVSRAAAPLAGTTIVIDPGHQLGNSRFPRQINRPVAAGGLRKACNTTGTATNAGFPEATFTWRVAKRLRAMLRARGATVVMTRTRNSRALWGPCVDVRGKLGNKGYRGRTRAADLKISIHGDGAAASGRGFHVIVTSRRGAVVRSARLGRLTRSALEDRGFRRSTYTAAGTALVRRGDLGTLNLSRIPTVMVELGNMRNPRDARTMRAKAGQRRYARALAVAAQSYLGR, from the coding sequence ATGCTCCGCCTCGCCGCCGCCCTCACCGCCGCCACCCTCGTGGCCTCGGCAGGGTACGCCGCGGCCTCCGCGTCCACCGCGCCGACGCGGCCGACCGTGAGCGACGGCGCGGTGCCGGCGCCCTCCTCCGCGAGCCCGCACGCTGGATCCGTGTCACGTGCAGCGGCTCCGCTCGCGGGCACGACGATCGTGATCGATCCCGGCCACCAGCTCGGCAACAGCCGCTTCCCGCGCCAGATCAACCGGCCCGTGGCTGCCGGCGGTCTCCGCAAGGCGTGCAACACGACCGGGACGGCGACGAACGCCGGCTTCCCGGAGGCGACATTCACCTGGCGCGTCGCCAAGCGGCTGCGGGCGATGCTGCGGGCGCGGGGCGCGACCGTCGTGATGACCCGCACCCGCAACAGCCGGGCACTGTGGGGCCCGTGCGTCGACGTCCGCGGCAAGCTCGGCAACAAGGGATACCGCGGTCGTACCCGTGCCGCCGACCTAAAGATCAGCATCCACGGTGACGGCGCTGCGGCGTCGGGACGTGGATTCCACGTGATCGTGACGAGCAGGCGCGGCGCCGTCGTACGCTCCGCGCGCCTCGGCCGGCTGACCCGTAGCGCGCTCGAGGACCGCGGGTTCCGCCGTTCGACCTACACCGCGGCCGGGACCGCGCTCGTCCGACGCGGCGACCTGGGCACCCTCAACCTCAGCCGCATCCCGACCGTGATGGTCGAGCTCGGCAACATGCGCAACCCCAGGGACGCACGCACGATGCGGGCCAAGGCGGGCCAACGGCGGTACGCCCGCGCGCTCGCCGTCGCTGCACAGAGCTATCTGGGACGCTGA